In Thermomicrobiales bacterium, one DNA window encodes the following:
- a CDS encoding DUF3995 domain-containing protein, which produces MSFYWAAGGTIGAGTIGETISGPTLRRDPGMIALLVVTGLLKVLAGTFALALISPWGRRAPRRLMRALAWIGGGGLLLYSIALLIQHGLMAAGVIDRAASLSASELRWHLWFWDPFWLLGGILFAAAARAYDASDKGR; this is translated from the coding sequence ATGAGCTTCTACTGGGCTGCCGGTGGGACGATCGGCGCAGGCACGATTGGCGAGACGATCAGCGGTCCGACGTTGCGCCGCGATCCCGGTATGATCGCGTTGCTCGTGGTGACCGGCCTGCTGAAGGTGCTCGCTGGCACCTTTGCGCTGGCGCTGATCTCGCCGTGGGGACGCCGCGCACCTCGCCGCCTGATGCGGGCACTCGCCTGGATCGGCGGCGGCGGGCTGCTACTCTACAGCATCGCCCTGCTCATTCAGCATGGGCTGATGGCGGCCGGCGTGATCGACCGCGCGGCCTCATTGAGCGCCAGCGAGCTGCGCTGGCACCTCTGGTTCTGGGACCCGTTCTGGCTACTCGGTGGCATCCTGTTCGCCGCCGCAGCGCGCGCCTACGACGCGAGTGATAAGGGGAGATGA